From the genome of Plectropomus leopardus isolate mb chromosome 13, YSFRI_Pleo_2.0, whole genome shotgun sequence, one region includes:
- the btg3 gene encoding protein BTG3 yields MRREIAAVVFFLKRLVKKAEKLESDKIDLFVERLAVALQEKFKGHWYPENPSKGQAYRCIRLNRFHRQDPELIRACRESGVQYSDLGLSRELTLWVDPGEVCCRYGEQNPCFSVASFSNDDEEDKDVAKVTSALERVTSDYHSGSSSDEESTRASPLTVPSSRCSHQTMNPAAPTWVPKKMLPGKVHILPRPQYGFRPRSRAPHASRPNLWVRPGYGGGPGYWDTTQNVAHCYS; encoded by the exons ATGAGGAGAGAAATTGCAGCTGTGGTGTTTTTCCTGAAGAGGCTCGTGAAAAAGGCGGAGAAGTTGGAGTCGGACAAAATCGACCTGTTTGTTGAGAGGTTGGCTGTGGCGCTGCAGGAGAAGTTCAAGGGGCATTGGTACCCTGAAAACCCCAGCAAAGGACAGGCATACAG GTGTATCCGATTAAACCGGTTCCACAGGCAGGATCCAGAGCTCATTCGGGCCTGCCGGGAGAGCGGCGTTCAGTACAGTGACCTGGGACTGTCCCGTGAACTCACGTTGTGGGTGGACCCTGGGGAGGTCTGCTGCAG GTATGGAGAGCAAAATCCTTGTTTCTCGGTGGCCAGTTTCTCTAATGACGACGAGGAGGACAAAGATGTTGCGAAGGTGACCAGCGCTTTGGAGAGGGTGACATCAGACTACCACTCAGGGTCCTCCTCCGACGAGGAGAGCACGCGAGCCTCCCCGCTCACCGTCCCCAGCAGCCGCTGCTCTCACCAG ACGATGAATCCAGCCGCTCCCACGTGGGTCCCTAAAAAGATGCTTCCTGGGAAAGTTCACATCCTTCCGCGGCCTCAGTACGGCTTCAGGCCTCGCAGCAGAGCGCCCCACGCCTCGAGGCCCAATCTGTGGGTGCGTCCCGGTTACGGAGGCGGGCCCGGTTACTGGGACACAACCCAAAACGTGGCACATTGTTACAGTTAG